CTCCCCAGTGTCAGTATCGGTGTTAACTATCAGCAAGGCTGGCCAAGGTGGTCGTCCTTCTCTACTCTCCCTAGTGCTGATCTGAGAAAGTACCTTCTAAGGGACTCGATTGCACACTGCCAGATTTCCTTGGTGCTGACCCAATAGTGGAACTCCTCCTGCCTCGAGGCAGCTCTCATGATCGCCTCGTGGGGTAACGTGCCTCCAGCGACCTCCGCTTCACCCTCCAGGAGAAGATGAGCACAGGAGGCCGTAACCTGGGGCCCAAACCAGGTTTCACATAGAAGCTCAGGCGGAGAATTTAGTCTGCTGGCTGAGTAAATAGCTAGAAATTGCTTCTTGTGCCTTTGAGTTTTCTTGTTAGGGAGGGTAGGTGAGTATGTAAGATGTTAAAAGGAGTTTCTAACACTGGGCTCACAGTCTTACTCAAGTGAAAGTGATCAGAGACCGAGGACTTGAAGAAACATAAGAGAAAGGAGCAGCACTGAAATAGGAACAGTTCACTGTAGCGTTGCCAAGAGGAGCTGAGAATTCTTCAGCCTTTTGACCCATGAGGCATTTGGGAAAatctttatactaaaaaaaaaaaaaaagccaggttGCAGCTTGAGCAACGCTCCTGTCCAGCTGCCtgtctgccctgccctgcccctgaaCCGAATCCTGTAGGTCGTCTTCCCACAGACCTGGCAAGGTGTGCAAATCGCTGGGCCTCAGAACACGTGTCCTTGAGAGTGCGTTCCAGTTGGCCTCCTCGCACATATGTGTGTTGCATTTATTTCAGCAAATATCTAAGGTTTCTGCTCAGGCAATGAGCAGTTGGGTTTAATTTCTGCCTTCCTTCCCAAGCCCTTAGCCAGAATCTCAAGAGGTCTGGGGAGCCCTGTCACAAGGCCGGCCCCTGTGCTTCCCTTTCTTTTTATTGGTAATGCAACCCCAGATTCCAGGGCTCTGCTGAGGGTGACTGCCTCACAGCAGCGAGGGACAGCTGCCTGAGGGAGCTGACTTTACACTGCTCTCAGTTTTGTGCTTCTTCATTTCAGGCCTCTGAGAACAGAGGGAACATTTCATTAAAAGATCTACCTGGTTGAGTTTCTGTGGTTATTCTTTCAGTACAAAGTTGGCACCAAGAAACttaagtcattctttttttttttttttttttggtgaggaagattgtccctgagctaacatctgtgccagtcttcctctattttgtatgtgggacactgccacaacatggcttgatgaacagtatataggtccatgcctgggatccaaacccatgaaccatAGGCCGCTGAAGGGGACGAACGCACGAACCCAACGATTATGCACTGGACCAGCCCCCTAAGTCGTTCTTTTTTAACTTTGGCTTATAGAAGACTGACAAGTGGCAGTGACATTCTGAAATGCTGCATTCATTCCTGAGCATTTCAGCTGGTAGGCTTTGATATCGTTATTTGCCCCACAACTGAAGTATGGAGCCTCAAATGAAGAAAGTGCATTCAAATAAAACAGATCCAGGTTTCCTTTATACCTGGAAAAAGGCCACAAATCCAGAATAATGTGCATGTAAATTATAGTTTGTTAAATTATCAGAGTATGCCAATTGAGTAACAAAAGGCTGGATGACATTTAACTTTTTCTTGCCACTGGGAAATTATCTGTCACATTAAACCTAAGGATAGTTGGCACCCACAGATAGAAATTTTAAATAGGAATGAGATGATGTAAATATTTTCCTGCAAGAGAGTTGAGTGAAAGCTTTCAGTTAGCTGAATATGGCACCAGAGGGAACTATCGGGTGTTTGACATAAAGAAATGCTGATTTGGAGACAGACGTCTCTACAGGGGCTGAGGCCGTGTCAGTCTGTTCCCAACTGCATCCCCGGCCCTGCGCAGTGCCTGGGGCCAGCATGCATCTCTAAGTGGGTGACTGTGGCAGAGTGTTCAGCAGCCTGATGGTTGGTTTAAATAATCAACTCTAACTGATCCCATCCATCCAGTTGCTATACCTTAGGATAAGGTGGGTCTGCCCTTTCTCTGACACTCTATCTTCCCAAAGCACCAAGCATGGAGGCCTCTGGTAttggcagagagaaaagaagcGGGAAGGAagtaagagaaaaggaagaaaggagggagcagaaggagataaagcaagaagaaagaggtaTACAGAGCGAGAATGAGAGTGTAGGGGCCGGCCGGGAGGCGTAGCGCTTAAGTTCGtccgttctgcttcagtggcccggggtttgcggctttggatcccaggcgtggacctgtgcactgcttatcaagccacgctgtggtggcttcccatataaagtggaggaagatgggcatggatgttaggccagggccaatcttcctcagcaaaaaagaggaggatgggcaacaggtGTTAGGCAACaggtgctagctcagggctaatcttccttaaaaaaacaaaaggacgGAGAGTGTATAAGCCAATGTTGTCCGTGACAGTGGGAGGCACGGGGTCTCTGAGTTGCCAGTGCGAGTTGCCTAACAAAGATCCTCAGCTCCCAATCTTGGTCTGCCCTCTTGTCTGATTAACGTTACTCTCTGCGCTATGTATTCTCTGTACACAGTGCAGATGGGATGAAGTGGCGTCGCTCACTGTTGTCATGAGGATGGTCAgggctggatttttaaaaagatgagccACGTTAGACTGGAGCTTGCTGGGGTCTTGGGGATCAGTATGGATGCTAAGTAAATTTTAGAAGAGTAGCTAAGTACCAGACTTGAAGGAGTAAGCCCGGATGACTCTAGGCTGAAGTCTAgataaagtaaattttatttctaaaatccaTCGAATCTAAGTATTTTTTCTATGGTAAGTCGCAAGTCGATCGTGAGTATTGATGAAGGTGTCGAACACATCTGGCAGATTTCGTGGCGCTGGGAGTGTATCCTATTTAGGTAAGCGGCACAGGCTTTTCCTTCCATAACCAGTGGGCTTTCTCTGACCGGCTAGACCCTctcaagaaaaatattaaaatagtatttttgcTGATGAGatgaaaattgattttaaaaataactttttgggGCCTTGATTGGTTGCAGGATGAGTTTGACAAGCTCCGGCCTCTCTGCTACACCAACACCGACATCTTCCTTCTGTGCTTCAGTGTTGTGAGCCCCTCCTCTTTCCAGAACGTCAGTGAGAAATGGGTGCCAGAGATTCGATGCCATTGTCCCAAAGcccccatccttctagttggaaCTCAGTCAGATCTCAGAGAAGATGTCAAAGTCCTCATTGAGTTGGACAAATGCAAAGAGAAGCCAGTGCCTGAAGAGGCGGCTAAGCTGTGTGCCGAGGAAATCAAAGCCGCCTCCTACATCGAGTGTTCGGCCTTGACTCAGAAAAACCTCAAAGAGGTCTTTGATGCGGCCATCGTCGCTGGCATTCAGTACGTGGActcgcagcagcagcagccaaagAAGTCCAAAAGCAGGACTCCAGACAAAATGAAAAACCTCTCCAAGTCCTGGTGGAAGAAGTACTGCTGTTTCGTATGATGCTGGCAAGAAACCCAGAAAGGCTATTTTCAGATGAAATTGATATTAGAAGCTATATTAGCTGAACTGACTCCTTTTACTGTGTAGAACCTGACtggagagcgtgtgtgtgtgtcctagGAGGAGTTCCCAACCCAGGCGTTCCTTCTCGCCTCTGGTTCTCTTGTTTGTTTGCCCTTAGGGAGAGATACTTATGcaagatatttttgaaataagTTAAGCATGTTTCCTAACTCTGGAAATTTAGAGCTCTAGACCTCTGGATTAATTTATATCTAATATAGGAAAGACACCTCAAATCTGGGTGTCAAGAGTGAAATTTTGCTACGTTATAATGTACAGAAGAACAAAGAGGAAATGGTGTGGTTAACCATCCCTTCATTAAGGGCTACTTAGTGTGCAGTGCATTGTACACACAGGCCAGCCATGGTAAGAGTAACTCTTAGTTTTGAAACTCcatacttcttttttctttctttaaagagcAAAAATCTGAGAAAAAATGAGAGACTTCTGCCTACAAAAACCTCAAACCAGTCACGTTTTTCATATGCTAATACCCAGTTGCTTAAGATTTAAAAACAACCAATGAAAATCATCCCCCTAACTCTATGGCACTGAGTAggtcaaaaaggaaaaattatctattggGATTTTTCATTCGCGGACCAGTTGTGTTGACACTGTATAAATAGCCAGAATGCCATGCAGAGTAAAGCAAGCGTTCGTCAGTAGCTCTTAGATTTTCTTTAGGGTGTGATTCCTATTGAGAGCAGAATGTGCTGTCTGTGTACACGTGCACCAGACTGCCTCAGTCCCCGGTAATCAGAGAATAGGGAGCCCCTGTCTGAATTGTTTTTAAAGGTCAATTTTAAATTGTCCCGCCTGCAGGGACGTGAACGCTCTTGAAAGGCCTGCAGCAAATGTTTGTGGGACACaaaatgtactttttttcttaagtcagccaaaatgtccttctttgtacacatatacacacacacacatatgtatgtatgtggttGTATTTGCTGCTGACTAAGACTTTTAAGCAGTTAAGGGGAAAAAGCATGGTCACAAAAACAGATGTGAGGGAAGCTTGGCTTCCTCTTTTTGTTAACACTTCTTTGAACAGATCTCTTTTTGATTATGCCCTAGATATGATTTTAAGTGTATCTTAACACATTTTGAGACCatcctaaaataaaatgtgaatgtcTCTTAAAACCTGTTTTAAAATGAATGTCTTGAATTCAGTTAACCGGGTAATAAGTCCACAGATGCCTTTCAGAGGACTGGTAGCAGAGACCAGAGCTGCGTGTCAGAGGGGTCATGGGGGGCCTGCTGTGGCCTGCCAGGAGCAAGGGGTGTGCAGGGACTACAGCGCCTGAGCTTAGCTGCAGCCATACTGTGGGGCAGTCAGAAAACCACTTTTTGTGAAACATTCGTGTTCTTCGGGGTGGCAGTGTTTAGGGCTTAACCCTCTGGAGAGAAAGTGCCATATCAGGAGAGTAGTTTTGCTCTGTGATGGGCATGGTTCTGAGATGCCAAAAACGAGCCTAACGCATTAAATTGTGATGTCGAGTTTGCAGAGGGTGAAGCAGATTTACCAAAATCAGTTCAATTCCTAGGGAAATCTCTGTAGAGCCAGTGGATAGaagagttttctctttttgtgggTCTTGTGTTTTTCTGTAGAAAAAGTAAAAGATCAGGTTATACTTTAGGTTAGAGGCTTCTGTTATTTCTGttagtaaataaaattaatttctttgtttaaaaactgaaatacatAGAttgtttactatttatttttcaatacaTTGAAATTGATATCAGTCATAGTGTCCTCAAGCATTTAGTTACAACCCGAGTAAATAAAGTTACTTTATTTGTGGAAATGCCTCAACAGACCAAATGAAATGCATTCTAAGCTTGCATGCCTGGCTCACCTCTCTGTGGGAAGCCAGCTTCCCAGGCTGGGCTCTGCCTGCCCTCGTGTGCAGAGGTGGGGGTAGGGGAAGAGTTATTTGACTGGTAAGTAAGTTTAAacagtatttttctatttaagaAAATGCCATGGAGTACaatgcaaattaatttttaagacaGAACACAAAACTTGAAAGAAATTTTATGCATGTGACAGCATATGGGGGCCGCTTTTGGTCCCCCTGGGAGGGACCTTTGGCACCCTGTGCCTTTAGGGCCACTGTTGGAAAGCAGTTAGCGAAGAACGCCTGTGTGGCCCAGTTCTGAGAGCTTTACTCAAGTGGTTTATTTTTACCCAGCTTGATACAACCTGTGCCATGAGCGCTAAACATCTAGGGTTGACATTTAAATGCAGCAGTTTTTAGTATGTTGCTGCATTTTATAGAATAGTAAAGGTATGATTGTACTCGaggttttcctccatttttatttctttgtgaaaatagAGATTTGAGAGGAAAAGTTTTGAGAAGTATTTGCTTGAGTTAGATATAAAGTTGATTAATTTCAGAGCTCAAACATTGTTCAACTTGCAGCTTGGTGTTGCAGAGAAGATTTTATAAGAGTTGGGCTTTAGAAAATGCCACTTTAGCTTAACTCCTCCAGTGTGGACtggacaaaattaaaaaattcaacgTACTCCAAAACTGTTGTGTTATCTCTTGTTACCAAGTCTGTGGAAATGAACCTTTGGTAATGTTGCTCTCTGTGCTTGACAGACTTAAGAGAAACCACCCAGATGTCACAGAAGCCAGAAGAGGGTAAGGTCTTCTCCCCAGACTGTCGTAATCTGATGCCTTACCAAGCTGTGCTTTTCTGTTTCAAGTGTAAATGATGTTGAGCAGAACGTTGTCCTTGCAAATGCTATAAATGAAGTGGTATGAAATAAATTCTGACCTATGGATATAACTGCACTTGCCTTTTCTACCAAAGAATTTTGTTGGAAGTGAATAAAAGTTCAGCCACATCCAGAAGCAGGCTGGTTGGGAAGCATCATGGTGTGCGCCCAGAGACGTTCTGGGAATGTATCCCTGACAAACAGTAAATGCTAATTCAATACGGGGTTTTGAGAGTTCTGGGGTCACAGTCTGACATGAGCGCTCTCTGACTCTGCATCTGTAACCAATTGTGTGCTGTGTCCCTGTGTGTGGGAAGGAGCACTGTTCTTGGAGCTGGAAGTCCAGGCTCAGAGAAGCACTTAGTGTGTGATGAGATGGAGAGGTCGCTAgatctgagcctcaggttccccATGTATAAACAGTGCTGCCTTTCCCTCCAGGCCGTTTGAGTCCTGAACGAGAACGCATGTGGGGTAAACGTCCAAGATCTTTAGTGGCCGTGGAAGGGATGAGAAGTCAAAGGCGCATGAGCCCACGAGCTTTACGGTGAAGAACAACAGGGCTCAGGGCTCCCCATCTTGGAGGGCGCTGGAGATGCCCACgggttgtgtgtgtgtctcaggTTCTTGCCGTCAGTCTTCTCGTCCTGCCACCCGGATGCAGCCTTGACTCCAGGGGCTCCAGGGCATGCGGCCCTGGGACAGGACCATTCTGAGGGTCCAGATGTCATCCTGCTTCCTCCGCGTGCTGAAGTGGGTGGACAGGGGTCCTGGTCATCTAGTGAAGGATAGGCCTGTCCACTTCCTTCCTCACACTGCCTTTAGGGCCAGGCTGTGGCTTTTCGTATCCACTAAACATTCAACCACAATGGACTGGAATACTGTGCAGAGAGTAACTAAAACTACTGCCCATCTACACGTGTCCTAGAGTGCCTCTCTGGCCTCCACGGGGCAACCTGATCGTAGCCCAGAGGGGCCTGGAAGTTTCTCCTCATCTGGCCCCAGTCCTGCCCCCCATATCCAGGATGGGCCTTCCCAGGGTACGTTGATGGAGGACCCAATCTCTTTGGAGGAGGTCAGGGAATGCTTCACGGAGATGTTTACGTGATCTGAAAGAGGAGAGGGAATGAGATGTATTTGGGAAAAAAGTTTTCTAAGAGGaatagcaggtgcaaaggccccgaggcaGAGTAATGTCTAGCATGTCCTGGAGGCCAGTGTGGACAGAAGAGAAGGAGTGCAGGGGAGGGCCTCCATCTGACCTCTCTCCACACCACCGTCTGCACTATGGccagtgggattttttttttttttttaacaagcaaAGCTTCTCGTGTCACCTCACTTCTAAGAAATGTTCCATGGTTCCCCATTGCCTGTAGCATTGATTCCTAAACATTTAAGATGCCTCCAAATTTTACGGACCCTACACAATAGTAATTTATGCTTTTACTATTTTTACCCAAATACATAACGATAAAAAGTCACATGTAATTGCACTTTCACGTTGATTgagataacaataataaaagcctttgtgaattaaaaaatgattttcattttatgtttggTAATGCTTTCAGTTGATATTAAGCCAATCATAAAAGCAT
This genomic stretch from Diceros bicornis minor isolate mBicDic1 chromosome 6, mDicBic1.mat.cur, whole genome shotgun sequence harbors:
- the RHOU gene encoding rho-related GTP-binding protein RhoU encodes the protein MPPQQGDPAFPGRCEAPPVPPRRERGGRGGRGPGAPGGRGRAGGGEGRGIKCVLVGDGAVGKTSLVVSYTTNGYPTEYIPTAFDNFSAVVSVDGRPVRLQLCDTAGQDEFDKLRPLCYTNTDIFLLCFSVVSPSSFQNVSEKWVPEIRCHCPKAPILLVGTQSDLREDVKVLIELDKCKEKPVPEEAAKLCAEEIKAASYIECSALTQKNLKEVFDAAIVAGIQYVDSQQQQPKKSKSRTPDKMKNLSKSWWKKYCCFV